The following are from one region of the Sorghum bicolor cultivar BTx623 chromosome 2, Sorghum_bicolor_NCBIv3, whole genome shotgun sequence genome:
- the LOC8061552 gene encoding periplakin, with product MKGNNQSPELPPSTTTSVLKELSGTREEVERAREAAVQAWLASMPLSEELERLRAELVAAKTRLAATAAEIPLLKSQIESTNGAIATRQEAAARKKAAAEDLRRHVDGARADLRRLRAEIAASRGAKDALEQRVLVRRQAARALQLAERAIAAEAHALAWSEAAASELTARARGNEEDPHYDVVALPARKLEELRRLVEAEEQKAEARVDEAEVARRAVKTRRAAAVARLDAARAKRRVAAEATLGRRANGDDGRGTRARSALVPKSRSGRSCFEVKKLRRFLCNLTKD from the coding sequence ATGAAAGGCAACAACCAATCGCCCGAGCTGCCCCCGAGCACAACCACCAGTGTCCTCAAGGAGCTGTCGGGAACCAGGGAGGAGGTGGAGCGCGCCCGCGAGGCGGCGGTGCAGGCGTGGCTGGCGTCCATGCCGCTCAGCGAGGAGCTGGAGCGGCTCCGCGCCGAGCTGGTCGCGGCCAAGACCCGCCTCGCCGCGACGGCGGCCGAGATACCGCTGCTCAAGTCGCAGATCGAGTCCACGAACGGCGCGATCGCCACGAGGCAGGAGGCGGCGGCCAGGAAGAAGGCCGCCGCGGAGGACCTCCGCCGGCACGTCGACGGAGCGCGCGCCGACCTCCGCCGGCTGCGCGCGGAGATCGCGGCGTCGAGGGGCGCCAAGGACGCGCTCGAGCAGCGGGTGCTCGTCCGGCGCCAGGCCGCGCGGGCGCTTCAGCTGGCCGAGCGCGCCATCGCGGCGGAGGCCCACGCGCTGGCGTGGTCcgaggccgcggcctccgagctgaccgcgcgcgcgcgcggcaaCGAGGAGGACCCCCACTACGACGTCGTGGCGCTGCCGGCGCGGAAGCTCGAGGAGCTGCGCAGGCTCGTGGAGGCCGAGGAGCAGAAGGCCGAGGCGCGCGTCGATGAGGCCGAGGTGGCGCGGCGCGCGGTGAAGACGCGAAGAGCGGCCGCCGTGGCGAGGCTGGACGCAGCGCGCGCCAAGAGGCGAGTGGCCGCTGAGGCGACGCTTGGTCGCCGCGCGAACGGGGACGATGGCCGCGGCACGCGGGCGAGGAGCGCGCTGGTCCCGAAGAGCCGGAGCGGGAGGTCGTGCTTCGAGGTGAAGAAGCTGCGGAGGTTCCTCTGCAACCTAACCAAGGATTGA